In Panulirus ornatus isolate Po-2019 chromosome 40, ASM3632096v1, whole genome shotgun sequence, a single window of DNA contains:
- the LOC139761307 gene encoding glycerol-3-phosphate acyltransferase 3-like, whose translation MDWDAFPGAWKIPAIWSFLDSHRLWEVVWPLVVWCQLMAFCSLLLVATVDARLKLRKKYVELLDRMFHFAAAKLPDEGDDEEESEEDNGVVICPEAPRAEPASPPGSFSLQDTIPYLMAGMKVVVHDSIRKSFLSAELRTWNMLSRTKRRRYLRTSPSLTVFYALGFLVRWVVLMPVRLLLLVLSLTTLVLLCAGVGLLPTSDFKRRLNARVVMWGFDFVAGAISVVARFHNTENRPSHGIAVANHTSPIDSMVLATDQCYDMVGQKSRGILGVFMTALARSSHHIWFDRAEVKERSQVTKM comes from the exons ATGGACTGGGACGCGTTTCCAGGGGCGTGGAAGATCCCGGCGATCTGGAGTTTCCTGGACTCACACAGGCTGTGGGAAGTGGTGTGGCCTCTGGTCGTCTGGTGTCAGCTCATGGCCTTCtgttccctcctgctggtggccacGGTGGACGCCAGGCTCAAGCTCAGGAAGAAATACGTGGAGCTCCTGGACCGCATGTTCCACTTCGCCGCGGCCAAGCTACCTGACGAAGGCGACGACGAAGAGGAGAGCGAGGAGGACAACGG GGTCGTCATCTGCCCAGAGGCCCCGCGCGCTGAGCCAGCCTCACCCCCTGGCAGCTTCAGCCTCCAGGACACAATCCCTTACCTGATGGCGGGCATGAAGGTCGTCGTCCACGACAGCATCAGGAAGAGCTTCCTCAGCGCCGAGCTTCGAACCTGGAATATGCTCTCCAG GACGAAGCGGAGGCGTTACCTGCGGACGAGCCCCTCCCTGACGGTGTTCTACGCCCTGGGCTTCCTGGTGCGGTGGGTGGTGCTCATGCCCGTGcgcttgctgctgctggtgctgagcCTGACCACCCTGGTCCTCCTGTGCGCCGGCGTCGGCCTCCTCCCCACCAGCGACTTCAAGCGGCGCCTCAACGCCAGGGTCGTCATGTGGGGCTTCGACTTCGTGGCTGGGGCCATCTCCGTCGTTGCCAG GTTCCACAACACAGAAAATCGACCCAGCCATGGCATAGCAGTGGCCAACCACACCTCGCCCATAGACTCCATGGTCCTGGCCACCGACCAGTGCTATGATATG GTAGGACAGAAGTCTCGGGGGATCCTGGGTGTCTTCATGACGGCTCTGGCCAGGTCTTCCCACCACATCTGGTTCGACAGGGCGGAGGTGAAGGAAAGATCCCAGGTCACCAAAATGTAA